Proteins from a single region of Natronincola ferrireducens:
- a CDS encoding pyrimidine-nucleoside phosphorylase — translation MRMYNVIMKKRNGEVLTDEEIKFFVDGYTKGEIPDYQASAFMMAVYFQGMNSHETSILTKYMAQSGDMVDLSSIPGIKVDKHSTGGVGDKTTMVIGPIVASCGAPVAKMSGRGLGHTGGTLDKLESIPNLTTSIATEDFFDIVKNIGVSVIGQTGNLAPADKKLYALRDVTATVDNISLIAASIMSKKIAAGSDAILLDVKTGSGAFMKTIDASIELAEAMVSIGEHVGRKTVALITDMDRPLGNAIGNSLEVIEAVNTLKGNGPDDFTNICLHLAADMLYLAGKGDLQQCMNLAKDALESGRAFAKFKEMVAAQGGDVSVIDNTELFEKAPIVQEVLAEKDGWITAMDTERCGIASVVLGAGRESKEDTIDYSAGIILKAKLGDKVRKGQPLAVLYTSRENAVKTAEDMLKQGITIGGEQPEATPLIYARVTIDGVEKF, via the coding sequence ATAATGTGATAATGAAGAAAAGAAACGGTGAAGTGCTGACGGATGAAGAAATAAAATTTTTCGTTGACGGATACACCAAGGGGGAAATTCCAGATTATCAAGCTTCTGCTTTTATGATGGCGGTATACTTTCAAGGAATGAATAGCCATGAAACCTCCATACTGACTAAATATATGGCACAATCAGGTGATATGGTAGATCTATCTTCAATCCCTGGAATTAAAGTGGATAAGCACAGTACAGGAGGCGTAGGAGACAAAACCACCATGGTAATAGGTCCTATTGTTGCTTCCTGCGGAGCTCCTGTTGCCAAAATGTCGGGTCGTGGACTGGGACATACAGGTGGGACATTGGATAAACTAGAATCCATACCAAATCTAACTACATCTATTGCAACAGAAGATTTCTTTGATATTGTAAAAAACATAGGGGTAAGTGTCATTGGACAGACAGGAAACCTTGCGCCAGCTGACAAAAAGCTGTATGCCCTTAGGGATGTTACGGCAACTGTGGACAATATTTCTCTAATTGCAGCAAGTATCATGAGTAAAAAGATTGCCGCTGGGTCTGATGCCATTTTGCTGGACGTTAAAACAGGCAGTGGTGCATTTATGAAAACAATTGATGCTTCCATCGAGCTTGCGGAGGCAATGGTGTCCATTGGTGAGCATGTAGGAAGAAAAACAGTTGCTTTAATTACCGACATGGATAGACCTTTAGGGAATGCAATCGGAAATTCCTTAGAGGTAATTGAAGCAGTAAACACTTTAAAGGGTAACGGACCCGATGACTTTACCAACATTTGTTTGCACCTTGCTGCTGATATGCTGTATCTTGCGGGAAAAGGTGATTTACAGCAATGTATGAATCTTGCAAAGGATGCTTTAGAAAGCGGAAGAGCCTTTGCTAAATTCAAAGAGATGGTTGCTGCTCAGGGTGGAGATGTATCAGTCATTGATAATACTGAGCTCTTTGAGAAGGCACCTATTGTACAGGAAGTTCTGGCAGAGAAGGATGGCTGGATTACAGCAATGGATACTGAACGTTGTGGCATTGCCTCTGTTGTGCTGGGGGCAGGTAGAGAGAGCAAGGAAGACACTATTGATTATAGTGCAGGCATTATTTTAAAGGCAAAACTAGGGGACAAGGTAAGGAAGGGTCAGCCACTTGCAGTGTTGTATACCTCTAGAGAAAATGCAGTTAAAACTGCTGAAGACATGCTAAAACAAGGAATTACCATTGGTGGAGAACAACCTGAGGCTACTCCTTTAATTTATGCAAGAGTCACCATTGATGGAGTAGAAAAGTTTTAA
- a CDS encoding anaerobic sulfatase maturase, translating to MPPLSIMIKPASGLCNMHCKYCFYKDVTKNRQQESYGIMKLETLEHTIRKALNYAEGMCSIVFQGGEPTLAGLEFFKHVIKYEEKYNYKKLPISNSIQTNGYELNEEWAEFFRENDFLVGLSIDGTKTTHDAYRMDMQGKGTHNRIMEKVALLNKYKVEFNVLTVVNAETAKNIDDIYDFYKKNNLRYLQFIPCLDPLETPQGGEEFSLTPQQYGEFLKTLFDLWYQDMKKGNYIYIRYFENLVAMLMGYPPESCDMAGTCSIQYVVEGDGGVYPCDFYVLDKYKLGDINTESYQQLNKQRLTNGFITSSLAHHDKCKNCQYFYLCRGGCKRNKEQLQDGSFGENVFCGAFQDFFHHAMLRLQEIATMAKQKMYNR from the coding sequence ATGCCACCGTTAAGTATAATGATTAAACCAGCATCAGGATTGTGCAACATGCATTGTAAATACTGTTTTTATAAGGACGTAACTAAAAACCGTCAACAGGAATCTTACGGCATCATGAAGCTGGAAACATTGGAACATACCATACGTAAAGCTTTGAACTATGCTGAAGGAATGTGTTCCATTGTTTTTCAAGGGGGAGAGCCAACTCTTGCAGGATTGGAATTTTTTAAGCATGTTATAAAATATGAAGAAAAATATAACTATAAAAAGCTTCCAATCTCTAACTCTATTCAAACCAATGGGTATGAGTTGAATGAGGAATGGGCGGAGTTCTTTAGGGAAAATGATTTTTTAGTGGGATTGTCTATTGACGGTACAAAGACTACCCATGATGCTTATCGTATGGATATGCAAGGAAAAGGTACCCACAATAGAATTATGGAAAAGGTGGCATTGTTAAACAAGTATAAAGTGGAGTTCAATGTTCTTACAGTAGTTAATGCTGAAACTGCAAAAAATATTGATGATATATATGACTTTTATAAAAAGAACAATCTTAGATATCTTCAGTTTATACCTTGTCTTGACCCCTTGGAAACCCCGCAGGGAGGAGAGGAGTTTTCTTTGACCCCTCAGCAGTATGGGGAGTTTCTGAAAACCCTATTTGATTTATGGTATCAGGATATGAAAAAGGGCAATTATATTTATATCCGTTATTTTGAAAATCTCGTTGCTATGTTAATGGGATACCCCCCTGAATCCTGTGATATGGCAGGTACATGCTCGATACAGTATGTGGTTGAGGGGGATGGTGGAGTCTATCCCTGTGACTTCTATGTATTGGATAAGTATAAGCTGGGCGATATCAACACTGAATCCTATCAGCAGCTGAACAAACAACGATTGACCAATGGGTTTATTACCTCATCTTTAGCCCATCATGATAAATGCAAAAACTGTCAATATTTTTATCTTTGTCGTGGAGGATGCAAGAGGAATAAAGAGCAGTTGCAGGATGGAAGCTTTGGGGAGAACGTATTCTGTGGAGCATTCCAAGACTTCTTTCATCATGCTATGCTACGATTACAAGAGATAGCAACCATGGCAAAGCAGAAGATGTACAATCGATAA
- a CDS encoding YjjI family glycine radical enzyme, with the protein MMEKFYSQLMERQGKILDVIKNVTLTHEQKVMALAKNAENFLSVIDLPEDFADMMESGIICDLGEGQAPYAPRYIVPDYEKLMTEGCKFLRLDPPRDLYEAVNTLLIFYKHVPSVTHFPVYIGNIDYLLEPFITDEAEAKKIIKNFLLHVDRTISDSFCHANIGPRATKAGRIILEVERELQNSTPNITLKYDPDITPDDFALECIKTALNCAKPSFANHKMYDKEFKDKYAIASCYNGLKIGGGAYTLSRLILKKIAERSVSKEDFIQKQLPHAIKVMCSFMDARIDFLINESKFFESDFLVKEGFIHRDNFTGMFGIVGMAETVNILLEKEGIQGRFGHSKAADDLGIEIMEVIEKLVGTHKNPYCEFSEGKFLLHGQVGIDSDQGVSPATRIPIGEEPELYPHLRQAALFHKYFPSGTGDIFPFDTTANKNLDSILDILKGAWDIDIRYLSIYSKDSDVIRITGYLVKKSDIEKLNQGIAVQHDTVALGLGAVKNCNILQRKVR; encoded by the coding sequence ATGATGGAAAAATTCTATAGTCAGCTAATGGAAAGACAGGGTAAAATCCTTGATGTTATTAAAAATGTCACATTGACTCATGAACAGAAGGTCATGGCCCTTGCTAAAAATGCAGAGAATTTTTTAAGTGTTATAGATCTTCCAGAAGATTTCGCGGATATGATGGAAAGTGGTATTATTTGTGATCTTGGAGAAGGACAAGCTCCTTATGCCCCCAGGTACATTGTTCCTGATTATGAGAAGCTGATGACAGAGGGATGCAAATTTTTAAGATTAGATCCCCCCAGGGATTTATATGAGGCGGTAAATACCCTATTGATTTTTTATAAGCATGTTCCCTCTGTTACTCATTTCCCTGTGTATATTGGAAACATTGACTATCTTTTAGAACCATTCATTACTGATGAAGCAGAGGCAAAAAAGATAATTAAAAACTTTTTACTTCATGTGGATAGAACTATTTCCGACTCCTTCTGTCATGCAAATATTGGACCAAGGGCAACTAAGGCAGGGAGGATTATCCTAGAAGTAGAACGGGAGCTTCAAAACTCTACCCCAAATATTACGTTAAAATATGATCCAGACATCACCCCAGATGATTTTGCACTGGAGTGTATCAAGACAGCCCTTAATTGTGCCAAACCCAGTTTTGCCAATCACAAAATGTATGATAAAGAATTCAAGGATAAATATGCTATTGCAAGTTGCTATAACGGCTTGAAGATTGGTGGCGGAGCATATACTCTTAGCAGGTTGATTTTAAAGAAGATTGCAGAAAGATCTGTTTCAAAAGAGGACTTTATCCAGAAACAATTACCTCATGCCATTAAGGTTATGTGTAGTTTTATGGATGCCAGAATAGATTTTCTTATTAATGAAAGCAAATTCTTTGAGAGTGATTTTCTTGTAAAGGAAGGTTTTATCCATAGGGATAACTTTACAGGTATGTTTGGGATTGTGGGAATGGCTGAAACGGTGAATATATTGTTAGAGAAGGAAGGTATACAGGGACGCTTTGGACACAGTAAAGCTGCCGATGACCTGGGGATAGAGATAATGGAAGTAATTGAAAAATTAGTTGGAACCCATAAAAATCCTTATTGTGAATTTTCAGAGGGCAAATTTCTACTTCATGGGCAGGTTGGAATTGACAGTGACCAAGGGGTGAGTCCTGCAACAAGAATTCCAATAGGTGAGGAACCTGAGCTATACCCCCATTTGAGACAGGCTGCTCTATTTCATAAATATTTTCCTTCAGGCACAGGTGATATCTTTCCCTTTGATACAACTGCCAATAAAAATCTTGATAGTATACTGGACATTTTAAAGGGAGCATGGGACATTGATATTAGATATCTCTCCATCTACTCAAAGGACAGTGACGTAATCAGAATCACAGGCTATCTTGTGAAAAAATCTGATATTGAAAAACTTAATCAAGGCATAGCCGTCCAACATGATACGGTGGCTTTAGGATTAGGTGCTGTAAAGAATTGTAACATCCTCCAACGGAAGGTAAGGTAG
- a CDS encoding YjjW family glycine radical enzyme activase, with the protein MEKVMINKIIKSSAVDGPGNRIVIFFQQCNFNCCYCHNPETINLCTHCGGCLEACPVDALSMKSHKIQWNKDICIDCDNCLAACHQLSTPKTQLMHVDEVMDEVKNAMPFIRGITVSGGECTLNASFITQIFQKAKALNLTTMIDCNGSYDFSMDRELLESTDGVMLDIKVFDPDTHRRLIGADNEMVLKNAVYLASNKKLYEIRTVVVPGAFPNEQTVEEISKLLKPYAKKYNIGYKLICYRSNGVRKEYADFSTPDNTEMQRLKDIALSNGFTNVMIV; encoded by the coding sequence ATGGAAAAGGTAATGATAAATAAAATCATTAAAAGCAGTGCAGTGGATGGACCAGGCAATAGAATAGTGATTTTTTTTCAGCAGTGCAACTTTAATTGCTGCTACTGTCACAATCCTGAAACCATTAACCTATGTACCCACTGTGGTGGATGCCTAGAGGCTTGTCCTGTGGATGCCCTTTCTATGAAATCCCACAAAATCCAGTGGAACAAGGATATATGTATTGACTGTGACAACTGTCTAGCAGCATGTCATCAGTTAAGTACCCCCAAAACACAACTTATGCATGTAGATGAGGTAATGGATGAGGTAAAAAACGCCATGCCTTTTATTCGAGGTATTACAGTATCTGGAGGGGAGTGCACACTAAATGCCTCTTTTATTACCCAAATATTTCAAAAGGCAAAAGCATTGAACCTTACTACCATGATTGATTGTAACGGGAGTTATGATTTTTCTATGGATAGAGAACTACTGGAATCCACAGATGGGGTTATGCTGGATATAAAGGTATTTGACCCTGATACCCATAGACGTTTAATAGGTGCAGACAATGAAATGGTGCTGAAAAATGCTGTCTATCTAGCTAGTAATAAAAAACTGTATGAAATTAGAACTGTTGTGGTGCCAGGGGCTTTTCCCAATGAACAAACGGTTGAAGAAATATCAAAACTCTTAAAACCCTATGCTAAAAAGTATAACATAGGATATAAGTTGATTTGTTATCGTTCCAATGGAGTCCGTAAAGAGTATGCAGACTTTAGCACCCCTGACAATACTGAAATGCAGCGGTTGAAGGATATCGCTTTAAGCAATGGATTTACCAATGTAATGATTGTATGA
- a CDS encoding chromate transporter, which yields MVFFKIGLFTFGGGYAMIPLIEKEMIANKAWVKEEEIIDIFAVSQSIPGAIAINSSTFIGYKIAGIPGALAATAGVVIPSFIIITIIATFFSRFQNNPIVQAAFIGIRSAVVALILMAVIKIGKSSIKDRLTALITVLAVILVILINVHAIFVIIGGAAAGIIVYLWCPSRINGTLEREEKKYDIS from the coding sequence ATGGTGTTTTTTAAAATAGGACTTTTCACTTTTGGGGGAGGATATGCCATGATTCCCTTAATTGAAAAGGAAATGATAGCTAATAAAGCCTGGGTCAAAGAGGAGGAGATTATCGACATATTTGCTGTATCACAGTCGATACCAGGGGCTATTGCCATTAACTCCTCTACATTTATAGGATATAAAATTGCTGGAATACCAGGAGCACTTGCGGCTACAGCAGGAGTTGTAATTCCTTCTTTTATTATAATAACAATCATAGCAACCTTTTTCAGTAGGTTTCAGAACAATCCAATAGTCCAAGCCGCCTTTATAGGCATAAGGTCGGCGGTAGTAGCCCTCATACTCATGGCAGTTATCAAGATAGGAAAATCTTCTATAAAAGATAGATTAACTGCCTTAATCACAGTCCTTGCAGTGATACTTGTAATTTTAATCAATGTCCATGCCATATTTGTGATAATAGGCGGTGCAGCAGCAGGTATTATCGTTTATTTATGGTGTCCTTCAAGGATAAACGGGACTTTAGAAAGGGAAGAAAAGAAATATGATATATCTTAA
- a CDS encoding chromate transporter, whose amino-acid sequence MIPLIQKEIESNGWLSPSEFVDIIAVAEMTPGPIAVNSATFVGYKTAGFLGGAIATVGVAIPSLVLILFISKYFFKFQKHPVNTAVFYGIRPVITGLIITAAVLVAETSILKVPLSTNIFKNLLINPFSVIDIGSIGVLVATLIVLMKFKIHPILVIIGSGVMGIVLFYIF is encoded by the coding sequence ATGATACCTCTTATACAAAAGGAGATAGAGTCAAACGGGTGGCTTAGTCCTTCAGAATTTGTGGATATAATAGCCGTAGCCGAGATGACACCAGGGCCTATTGCAGTAAATTCTGCAACCTTTGTAGGATACAAGACTGCTGGATTCCTTGGAGGGGCTATAGCAACCGTGGGTGTTGCCATACCATCCCTTGTTCTAATTCTTTTTATATCAAAATACTTTTTCAAGTTTCAAAAACATCCTGTAAATACTGCGGTATTTTATGGAATCAGACCAGTTATTACAGGATTAATCATAACAGCAGCAGTGCTTGTAGCCGAGACATCTATATTAAAAGTGCCTTTATCAACTAATATTTTCAAGAACCTATTAATCAATCCCTTTAGTGTTATAGATATTGGAAGCATTGGAGTATTAGTTGCAACATTGATTGTTCTTATGAAGTTTAAAATACATCCTATACTTGTTATTATTGGTTCTGGAGTTATGGGTATAGTATTATTTTATATATTTTGA
- a CDS encoding 6TM ABC transporter family protein yields the protein MNWLRKLMIGRYGGDQLSIFLLVLSMILTLISRIVRIPILITISYVPLFIAVYRIFSRNLQKRRMENYRFAIFVSPIYSKLKQVQSTIKGLKTHRYYRCTKCKAMLRVPKGKGKILITCPKCKDKFTRKT from the coding sequence ATGAACTGGTTAAGAAAGCTTATGATTGGAAGATATGGAGGGGATCAGCTCTCTATTTTTTTACTTGTATTATCTATGATTTTAACATTGATAAGCCGAATTGTTAGAATACCAATATTAATTACCATAAGTTATGTACCTTTATTTATAGCTGTCTATAGAATATTTTCAAGGAACCTACAAAAACGTAGGATGGAGAATTATAGGTTTGCCATATTTGTAAGTCCTATTTATTCTAAGTTAAAACAAGTTCAAAGCACTATCAAAGGTTTAAAAACCCATAGATATTATAGATGTACTAAGTGCAAGGCTATGTTGAGGGTTCCAAAGGGTAAAGGAAAAATCCTCATAACATGCCCCAAGTGTAAAGATAAGTTCACTAGAAAGACCTAA
- a CDS encoding DnaJ domain-containing protein: protein MRLIKKILGKILYGIAKVLGIIIDSLIQLIENMVLFVGSFFKGCLALVSMGGCLVFLLFANLGLRILMNPVGLSTILFLLTFLMVGGKFVYYLKYLKYITTEFLFNTANYLMDGTNYQYKAFNEYKAAYKKAEEEKLREQQRRYYEQQRKWEERFKQQWYQQNHQSSQGTYGGYGHGFVNPNIEFKNKYERSCDVIGVAYDADKSQIKSAYRKKAKEYHPDLSKAPNATEIFQGITAAYEFLNDDNIQRYKNI, encoded by the coding sequence ATGAGGTTAATCAAAAAGATTTTAGGTAAAATTTTATATGGAATAGCCAAGGTACTAGGTATCATAATCGACAGTTTAATACAGCTAATTGAGAATATGGTGCTGTTTGTAGGAAGTTTTTTTAAAGGCTGTCTAGCTTTAGTGAGTATGGGTGGATGTTTGGTTTTTTTACTATTTGCTAATTTAGGCTTGAGGATATTGATGAATCCTGTAGGGTTATCTACTATACTATTTTTATTGACATTTTTAATGGTTGGGGGTAAATTTGTATATTATTTGAAATACTTAAAATATATTACAACGGAGTTTCTATTTAATACTGCCAATTACCTTATGGATGGAACAAATTATCAATATAAAGCCTTTAATGAATATAAAGCAGCCTACAAAAAAGCAGAAGAGGAGAAACTAAGAGAACAACAACGTCGTTATTATGAACAACAAAGAAAATGGGAAGAACGTTTTAAACAACAATGGTATCAACAAAATCACCAAAGTAGTCAAGGAACCTATGGTGGTTATGGTCATGGGTTTGTAAACCCCAATATTGAGTTTAAAAATAAGTATGAGAGAAGCTGTGATGTTATAGGAGTAGCCTATGATGCAGATAAATCCCAAATTAAAAGTGCCTATAGAAAAAAGGCAAAAGAGTACCATCCAGACTTAAGCAAAGCTCCTAATGCAACAGAGATTTTTCAAGGGATTACTGCTGCATATGAGTTTCTAAATGATGACAATATACAACGGTATAAAAACATATAA
- a CDS encoding biotin transporter BioY: MKKQKTITLTLISVMTAVTCILGPLSIAIPISPVPISFTNLAIYFSVIILGWRKGTVSYLVYLMLGFVGMPVFSSFSSGPAKLLGPTGGYLIGFIFMALIAGFFVDKFPNKIHMYVLGMVIGTIVTYVLGTAWLAYQANMTFKAALSAGVIPYIMGDIVKIGIAASLGTTIKKQVQRAGYL; encoded by the coding sequence ATGAAAAAACAAAAAACAATTACTCTTACTCTAATCAGTGTTATGACTGCGGTTACCTGTATTTTGGGACCACTTTCTATTGCAATTCCCATTTCACCAGTTCCAATTTCCTTTACAAACCTTGCTATTTATTTTTCCGTTATTATACTTGGCTGGAGAAAAGGAACTGTCAGCTACTTAGTTTACCTTATGCTTGGATTTGTAGGTATGCCTGTTTTTTCAAGTTTTTCATCGGGTCCTGCTAAGTTGTTAGGTCCAACTGGTGGATACCTGATTGGTTTCATCTTTATGGCGTTGATCGCCGGCTTCTTTGTGGATAAATTTCCAAACAAAATCCATATGTATGTATTAGGCATGGTGATTGGAACAATTGTCACTTACGTCTTAGGTACAGCCTGGTTAGCATATCAGGCAAATATGACTTTCAAAGCAGCTTTATCTGCAGGTGTAATTCCATACATCATGGGAGACATTGTAAAGATTGGAATTGCAGCTTCCTTAGGAACCACAATAAAAAAACAGGTACAAAGAGCTGGATATCTATAA
- a CDS encoding pyridoxal phosphate-dependent aminotransferase, with translation MNNKMREAFQKIDGGLFSSVSKADVGDAYDNMQKDGVRLMAWADPFYPDSSIPEHVKKATIKVIENGFSSHYTVPIGNMVLKQEISKKLLKYNGIKADPKRNILITPGSDSGLFYAMLPFVQNGDEIMIVDPSYPNNFQNTDILGGVIVRVPVYEENNFQLNINEFKKRLTDKTKMVVLTNPNNPTTTVYRRECLEQLRDFIVENDLILVVDQAFEMPVFDDIEMVTVAALEGMWERTLTVFSLSKGMGLSGYRVGYIVADDKIMDKLYAATVSVLGATNTAAQIGCIEAMKDDSFLEEYFKVHLERRDMVYNLLKDVPGIVVHKSESGFLSWINVSKLGSSQEIVDYLIKEAKVAVNIGEPYGLQGEGYIRIVHGVLGSTDDLRGCIEDIKKALTKLAYSKGYKGV, from the coding sequence ATGAACAATAAAATGAGAGAGGCATTTCAGAAAATTGATGGAGGATTATTCTCATCAGTATCAAAGGCAGATGTAGGTGATGCTTATGATAATATGCAGAAGGATGGAGTTAGACTAATGGCATGGGCAGACCCATTTTATCCAGATTCATCGATTCCAGAGCATGTTAAAAAGGCCACCATAAAAGTAATAGAAAATGGATTTTCAAGTCATTATACTGTTCCTATTGGAAATATGGTACTAAAACAAGAGATATCAAAGAAGTTATTAAAATACAATGGTATAAAAGCAGATCCAAAGAGAAATATTTTAATTACTCCTGGTTCTGATTCAGGATTATTTTATGCTATGCTTCCATTTGTACAGAATGGTGATGAGATTATGATTGTAGACCCTAGCTATCCCAACAATTTTCAGAATACTGACATATTGGGTGGTGTAATAGTTAGAGTACCAGTTTATGAGGAGAATAATTTTCAATTAAATATTAATGAGTTCAAGAAAAGACTTACAGATAAGACCAAAATGGTAGTGTTAACCAATCCAAACAATCCTACTACTACTGTATATAGAAGAGAGTGTTTAGAACAGCTTAGGGATTTTATTGTAGAGAATGATCTGATACTTGTAGTTGATCAGGCATTTGAAATGCCAGTTTTTGATGATATAGAAATGGTAACTGTAGCAGCCCTTGAGGGCATGTGGGAGAGAACATTAACAGTATTTTCACTTTCTAAAGGAATGGGACTTAGTGGATACAGAGTTGGATATATAGTGGCAGATGATAAAATCATGGATAAGCTGTATGCAGCTACAGTTTCAGTGTTAGGTGCTACAAATACAGCTGCTCAGATCGGATGCATAGAAGCCATGAAAGATGACAGTTTCCTAGAAGAGTACTTTAAAGTACATCTTGAAAGAAGAGATATGGTTTATAACCTTTTAAAGGATGTGCCTGGGATAGTTGTCCATAAATCAGAATCAGGATTCTTATCTTGGATTAATGTTTCAAAGCTTGGTTCATCACAGGAAATAGTTGATTATCTTATAAAAGAAGCCAAGGTAGCAGTAAATATTGGTGAACCATATGGTCTCCAAGGAGAGGGATATATAAGAATTGTACATGGAGTTTTGGGAAGTACTGATGATTTAAGAGGCTGTATAGAAGATATAAAAAAGGCATTGACAAAGCTTGCATATTCTAAAGGATATAAAGGGGTGTAA
- a CDS encoding ABC transporter permease: MLKYIGKRLLMMLPVILGVIFIVFTIMYLTPGDPARLILGENATQEAVEALREDLGLNDSYFVQLVRYVKNVVFKFDLGKSYNTGKPVLNELVERFPITLKLAFYSVFISTVLGITMGIVSATRQYSIFDKAATAISLVGVSMPNFWQGLMSVIFFSVMLGWLPASGSYGPKYWILPAITLGTSSAATIMRMTRSSLLEVIRQDYIRTARAKGQKESIVIWVHALKNALIPVVTVIGMQFGALLGGSILVESVFAIPGIGKYIIDAIKIRDNMIIQGGVLFLAISFSFVNLFVDILYGYIDPRIKSQYKTIKKGAAHSE, from the coding sequence TTGTTAAAATATATAGGTAAAAGACTATTGATGATGTTACCTGTTATACTTGGTGTTATTTTTATAGTATTTACAATAATGTATTTAACCCCTGGCGATCCAGCAAGATTAATTCTTGGTGAGAACGCAACACAGGAAGCAGTAGAAGCATTAAGAGAAGACTTAGGCTTAAATGATTCATATTTTGTGCAGTTAGTTAGATATGTAAAAAATGTTGTATTCAAATTTGATTTAGGCAAGTCTTACAATACAGGAAAACCAGTTCTAAATGAGCTTGTTGAGCGTTTCCCTATAACGTTGAAGTTAGCATTTTATTCGGTTTTTATATCTACCGTTTTAGGCATAACCATGGGTATCGTATCAGCTACAAGACAGTATTCAATATTTGACAAGGCTGCAACAGCCATATCACTGGTAGGAGTTTCCATGCCAAACTTCTGGCAGGGGCTTATGTCAGTAATTTTCTTTTCAGTAATGCTGGGATGGCTACCGGCCTCAGGTTCATACGGACCCAAATACTGGATTTTACCAGCCATTACTTTAGGTACAAGTAGTGCTGCAACTATCATGCGTATGACAAGATCAAGTTTATTAGAGGTTATAAGGCAGGATTATATAAGAACAGCTAGAGCAAAAGGACAGAAGGAATCTATAGTAATATGGGTACATGCCCTTAAGAATGCACTGATACCAGTAGTTACAGTAATAGGTATGCAGTTTGGAGCTTTATTAGGAGGCTCTATACTCGTAGAATCAGTATTCGCTATTCCTGGTATAGGTAAATATATAATAGATGCAATCAAGATACGTGATAATATGATTATTCAAGGTGGAGTACTGTTTTTGGCTATATCATTTAGTTTTGTTAATTTATTTGTAGACATTTTATATGGATACATAGACCCAAGAATCAAATCACAGTACAAAACTATAAAGAAGGGAGCAGCTCACAGTGAATAA
- a CDS encoding ABC transporter permease, producing MNNRKNSLWSDAWTRLVHNKSAMLSLIVLLVMVLSAVFADFIAPYPYDLQNYEKTFQFPNAQHWLGTDNFGRDILSRIIYGSRISLLVGFASVGASIVFGGLLGAISGYYGNKIDNVIMRAMDILMAIPGMLLAISIAAALKPGLLNLVLAISIGGVPSYARVVRSSVLTIKDQEFVESARCIGASDTRIILKHIVPNCMAPIIVQATLGVAGAILSASALSFLGLGIQPPTPEWGSMLSSARQFIRDYWHMTTFPGLAIMITIYALNVLGDGLRDALDPRLKN from the coding sequence GTGAATAACAGAAAAAACAGTTTATGGAGTGATGCATGGACAAGACTGGTTCATAACAAATCAGCTATGCTGTCTCTGATAGTATTGCTAGTAATGGTATTGAGTGCTGTATTTGCTGATTTTATTGCACCCTATCCATATGATCTTCAGAATTATGAAAAAACATTTCAGTTTCCAAATGCACAGCATTGGTTAGGAACCGACAATTTTGGAAGAGATATATTAAGTAGAATTATTTATGGAAGCAGAATTTCTTTATTAGTTGGATTTGCTTCTGTAGGGGCTTCAATTGTATTTGGAGGTTTGTTAGGAGCTATCTCAGGGTATTACGGCAACAAAATAGATAATGTAATCATGAGAGCTATGGATATTCTTATGGCCATACCAGGAATGCTTCTTGCCATATCTATAGCAGCGGCATTGAAGCCAGGACTACTTAACCTAGTTCTTGCCATATCTATCGGAGGTGTACCTAGTTACGCTAGAGTTGTAAGATCATCGGTTCTTACTATAAAGGATCAGGAATTTGTGGAGTCAGCTCGTTGTATAGGAGCTTCCGATACTAGAATAATATTAAAGCATATTGTACCGAACTGTATGGCACCAATAATTGTACAGGCTACACTGGGAGTAGCAGGAGCTATACTTTCAGCATCAGCACTTAGCTTTTTAGGACTTGGTATTCAGCCACCTACACCAGAGTGGGGCTCAATGCTTTCAAGTGCTCGTCAGTTTATAAGAGATTACTGGCATATGACGACTTTCCCTGGACTTGCCATAATGATAACTATCTATGCATTAAATGTGCTGGGGGATGGACTAAGAGACGCTCTTGATCCAAGATTAAAAAATTAA